In one Mucilaginibacter sp. PAMB04168 genomic region, the following are encoded:
- the lon gene encoding endopeptidase La, translated as MMSFDPFDFKHALPIINEDSEFFPLMSTEDEEEMNNEQVPEFLPILPLRNTVLFPGVVIPITVGRDKSIKLIRDANKGDRMVGVVAQHDVNAEDPEFSQLHSVGTTALIIKMLQMPDGNTTVILQGKKRFVLKEEIQSAPYIKATIEPFKELPIKEDKEFKAMVSSVKDMAMSIIQLSPNIPSEAGIAIRNIESTSFLINFIASNMNADITAKQRLLEIPNLRERARIVLEHLTTDLQMLELKNQIQTKVRTDLDKQQRDYFLNQQLKTIQEELGGSTPDLEIENLRTRSVKKKWSKEVNDHFNKELEKLQRINPAAADYSVQINYLELLLDLPWNEFTKDNFDLKRAQKVLDRDHFGMDKVKRRIIEYLAVLKLKHNMKAPILCLVGPPGVGKTSLGKSIAKALGRKYVRMALGGVRDEAEIRGHRKTYIGAMPGRIIQSVKKAGAANPVFILDEIDKVGNDFRGDPSSALLEVLDPEQNSTFYDHYVELDFDLSNVMFIATANSLSTIQPALLDRMEIIEVSGYTIEEKVEIAKQHLLPKQREAHGIKSKDVTIKNDVMEKVIEDYTRESGVRGLEKQVGSIVRGVAKSIAMEEEYNSTVSKKDVERYLGPPLFDKDLYEGNDVAGVVTGLAWTQVGGDILFIEASLSPGKGRLTLTGSLGDVMKESATIALAYLRAHYNYFDINPKLFEQWDIHIHVPAGATPKDGPSAGITMLTALTSAFTQRKVKPHLAMTGEITLRGRVLPVGGIKEKILAAKRANIKDVILCQSNQKDILEIKEDYIKDLNFHYVKEMRDVINLALLDELVVEPLDLTIKEELKLAGELAQ; from the coding sequence TTGATGAGTTTCGATCCGTTTGATTTCAAACATGCATTACCAATAATAAATGAAGATTCAGAATTTTTTCCGCTGATGTCTACCGAAGACGAAGAGGAGATGAATAATGAGCAAGTACCTGAGTTTCTTCCCATACTTCCGCTACGCAATACCGTATTGTTCCCCGGGGTTGTTATACCCATAACCGTAGGACGCGATAAGTCTATTAAGCTTATACGCGATGCCAATAAAGGCGACCGCATGGTGGGCGTGGTTGCCCAGCATGATGTGAATGCCGAAGATCCTGAGTTTAGCCAGCTGCACAGTGTTGGTACAACAGCACTTATTATTAAAATGCTGCAGATGCCCGACGGAAATACCACTGTTATACTGCAAGGCAAAAAAAGATTCGTATTAAAAGAAGAGATACAAAGCGCTCCCTATATAAAGGCCACTATTGAGCCTTTTAAGGAACTGCCTATTAAGGAAGACAAGGAATTTAAGGCCATGGTTTCGTCTGTAAAGGATATGGCCATGAGCATTATACAACTTTCACCTAATATTCCGAGCGAAGCAGGTATCGCTATCCGTAATATTGAGAGCACTTCATTCCTGATTAACTTCATTGCTTCTAACATGAATGCCGATATTACGGCTAAACAGCGCTTGTTAGAAATACCTAATTTGCGTGAACGCGCCCGTATTGTGCTGGAGCATCTAACTACTGACTTGCAGATGCTGGAGCTCAAAAATCAGATACAAACCAAGGTGCGTACTGATTTGGATAAACAACAGCGCGATTACTTCTTGAACCAGCAGTTAAAAACCATACAGGAAGAACTGGGCGGCAGCACACCCGATTTGGAAATTGAAAATCTTCGCACCCGTTCGGTAAAAAAGAAATGGTCTAAAGAAGTTAATGATCATTTTAATAAAGAGCTGGAAAAATTACAGCGCATTAACCCTGCCGCTGCCGATTATTCGGTTCAGATCAATTACCTGGAACTATTGCTTGATTTACCCTGGAATGAGTTTACCAAAGACAACTTTGACCTAAAAAGGGCTCAAAAGGTGTTAGACAGAGACCACTTTGGCATGGACAAGGTAAAACGCCGCATTATTGAGTATTTAGCTGTTTTGAAGCTAAAGCACAATATGAAAGCGCCTATTTTGTGCCTGGTTGGTCCTCCAGGAGTAGGTAAAACTTCGTTGGGTAAATCAATTGCCAAAGCCTTGGGCCGCAAATATGTACGTATGGCTTTGGGCGGCGTAAGGGATGAGGCCGAAATTCGCGGTCATCGTAAAACTTATATCGGCGCTATGCCGGGCCGTATCATCCAATCGGTAAAAAAAGCTGGCGCGGCCAATCCTGTGTTTATCCTGGACGAGATAGACAAAGTAGGCAATGATTTCAGAGGCGACCCATCTTCGGCCTTGCTGGAGGTGTTGGACCCCGAACAAAACAGCACCTTTTATGACCATTACGTGGAGCTGGACTTTGACCTCTCTAACGTAATGTTTATTGCCACAGCTAACTCATTGAGCACTATACAGCCAGCCCTGCTGGATCGTATGGAAATCATCGAGGTAAGCGGCTACACTATCGAAGAGAAAGTTGAAATTGCCAAACAACACCTCTTGCCTAAACAGCGCGAGGCGCATGGTATCAAATCCAAAGATGTAACGATCAAGAACGACGTCATGGAAAAGGTGATTGAAGATTATACCCGCGAATCGGGTGTACGTGGTTTAGAAAAACAAGTAGGATCTATAGTACGTGGTGTTGCCAAAAGCATCGCCATGGAAGAAGAATACAATAGCACTGTCAGCAAAAAAGATGTAGAGCGTTACCTTGGTCCGCCGTTGTTTGATAAAGACCTTTACGAAGGTAACGATGTTGCCGGCGTAGTAACAGGCCTGGCATGGACACAGGTAGGCGGCGATATACTGTTTATAGAAGCCAGTTTAAGCCCTGGTAAAGGCAGACTTACACTAACCGGCAGCCTGGGCGATGTAATGAAAGAATCGGCTACTATTGCTTTAGCTTACCTGCGTGCTCACTACAACTATTTCGACATTAATCCCAAGCTTTTTGAGCAATGGGATATACATATCCACGTTCCGGCCGGCGCTACGCCTAAAGATGGGCCATCGGCTGGTATTACTATGCTTACAGCATTAACATCAGCTTTTACGCAACGCAAGGTTAAACCTCATCTGGCCATGACCGGAGAGATTACTTTACGTGGCCGGGTTTTACCGGTTGGTGGCATTAAAGAAAAGATTTTAGCCGCTAAACGCGCCAACATTAAAGACGTGATCCTATGTCAATCTAACCAGAAAGACATTTTGGAAATTAAGGAAGATTACATAAAAGACCTGAATTTCCACTACGTAAAAGAGATGCGTGACGTAATCAACCTGGCACTTTTAGATGAGCTGGTTGTTGAACCGTTGGATTTGACCATAAAAGAAGAACTAAAGCTTGCCGGCGAACTGGCACAATAA